In one Streptomyces sp. NBC_01288 genomic region, the following are encoded:
- a CDS encoding FecCD family ABC transporter permease yields MPQPLLLLGLLLLLCVSLVCGVGLGAAGIGTADTFRFLWAGVTGGTVHASDAAAYTIVWEIRLPRVVLAAVVGAGLSAVGVAVQAMVRNALADPFVLGISSGAAVGANAVILLGVFAGLGVWALSVSAFASALAAMVLVYAVARSPHGLTPLRLILTGTALAYGFEAVTTVMVFGAARGEAARSAMMWLLGSLGGATWAQVPVAAVTVAAGWAWLRWRAESLNALAMGDETSAALGVQPARLRRELFLVTAAVTGSVVAVSGAIGFVGLMVPHLVRMLVGADHRRVLAVAPLAGAVLLVWADVLSRLLLAPAELPVGVITAVVGVPAFLLLMRRGGYAFGGS; encoded by the coding sequence ATACCCCAACCCCTCCTGCTGCTCGGGCTGTTGCTCCTGCTCTGCGTCTCCCTCGTGTGCGGCGTCGGTCTCGGCGCGGCCGGGATCGGCACGGCGGACACGTTCCGGTTCCTGTGGGCCGGGGTCACCGGCGGCACCGTGCACGCCTCCGACGCCGCCGCCTACACCATCGTCTGGGAGATCCGGCTGCCACGGGTCGTCCTCGCGGCCGTCGTCGGGGCCGGACTCTCCGCCGTCGGCGTGGCCGTACAGGCCATGGTCCGCAACGCGCTCGCCGATCCGTTCGTGCTCGGCATCTCCTCGGGCGCGGCGGTCGGCGCCAACGCCGTCATCCTGCTGGGCGTGTTCGCGGGGCTGGGGGTGTGGGCACTGTCGGTGTCGGCGTTCGCCTCGGCACTCGCGGCCATGGTCCTGGTCTACGCCGTGGCCCGCTCGCCGCACGGTCTCACGCCGCTGCGGCTGATCCTGACGGGCACCGCGCTGGCGTACGGCTTCGAGGCCGTCACCACCGTGATGGTGTTCGGCGCGGCCCGGGGCGAGGCGGCCCGCTCGGCGATGATGTGGCTGCTGGGCAGCCTGGGCGGGGCGACCTGGGCGCAGGTGCCGGTGGCCGCCGTGACCGTGGCGGCCGGCTGGGCGTGGCTGCGATGGCGGGCGGAGTCGCTCAACGCGCTCGCGATGGGGGACGAGACCTCCGCCGCGCTCGGCGTCCAACCCGCCCGATTGCGCCGGGAGTTGTTCCTCGTGACCGCCGCCGTCACCGGGAGCGTGGTCGCGGTCAGCGGAGCCATCGGCTTCGTCGGGCTGATGGTGCCGCACCTCGTGCGGATGCTCGTCGGCGCCGATCACCGCAGGGTCCTCGCGGTCGCCCCGCTCGCCGGAGCGGTGCTCCTGGTGTGGGCGGACGTCCTGTCCCGGCTGCTGCTGGCGCCCGCCGAACTGCCGGTCGGCGTGATCACCGCGGTCGTGGGAGTGCCCGCGTTCCTGCTGCTGATGCGGCGCGGCGGTTATGCGTTCGGGGGGAGTTGA
- a CDS encoding ABC transporter ATP-binding protein, with amino-acid sequence MRLDIEGLSVDAGAVRLVDDIRLVVDSGAFVGLVGPNGSGKSTLLRCVYRALRPADGVVRLDGDDVHAMEPRAAARKLAALPQESSAEFDFTVAEVVAMGRLPHRDRTAVSDREICAGAMDRTGVTHLADRGFLALSGGERQRVLIARALAQRPRVLVLDEPTNHLDIAHQLDVLSLVRDSGLTVLAALHDLNLAAAHCDLLYVIADGRIVASGAPHEVLQPALLAEVFGVRAHPVRHPETGAVQLLFDLLPPTP; translated from the coding sequence ATGAGGCTCGACATCGAGGGGCTGTCGGTCGACGCGGGCGCGGTGCGGCTGGTGGACGACATCCGGCTCGTCGTGGACAGCGGGGCCTTCGTCGGGCTCGTCGGCCCCAACGGCAGCGGAAAATCGACCCTGTTGAGGTGCGTGTACCGGGCGCTGCGACCGGCCGACGGCGTGGTCCGGCTCGACGGCGACGACGTACACGCAATGGAACCACGCGCCGCCGCACGGAAGTTGGCCGCGCTGCCGCAGGAGTCGTCCGCCGAGTTCGACTTCACCGTCGCCGAAGTGGTCGCCATGGGACGACTGCCCCACCGGGACCGAACCGCCGTCTCGGACCGGGAGATCTGCGCCGGAGCCATGGACCGCACCGGCGTCACCCACCTCGCCGACCGCGGCTTCCTCGCCCTGTCCGGCGGTGAGAGACAACGCGTCCTGATCGCCCGCGCCCTCGCCCAACGGCCCCGGGTCCTGGTCCTCGACGAACCCACCAACCACCTCGACATCGCCCACCAGTTGGACGTGCTGTCACTGGTCCGCGACAGCGGCCTGACCGTGCTGGCGGCCCTGCACGACCTCAACCTCGCCGCCGCCCACTGCGACCTGCTGTACGTGATCGCGGACGGCCGGATCGTCGCCTCCGGCGCACCCCATGAGGTCCTCCAACCCGCCCTGCTCGCCGAGGTGTTCGGGGTCCGCGCACACCCCGTACGGCACCCGGAGACCGGCGCCGTCCAGCTCCTGTTCGACCTGCTCCCGCCCACCCCGTAA
- a CDS encoding PadR family transcriptional regulator, giving the protein MPRRALDNPIVLAVLGLLLEQPSHPHQMLTELRTRSDNHAAAITRGTLYNTVAALAETQWIASQGQERSGNRPERTVYALTQAGRDELVRRLDSQIRNPEREFSQFLGAVSYLGALGPSGAVDALTERSQRLRQRTATDEGRLAEVLATGVPRLFVIEAEYALSLAHAEMAWIDSVIDDIRTGTLTWPTARPDSREEPGT; this is encoded by the coding sequence ATGCCACGTCGCGCTCTCGACAATCCGATCGTTCTCGCCGTGCTGGGCCTCCTGCTGGAACAGCCCTCGCACCCGCACCAGATGCTCACCGAACTCCGCACGCGCAGCGACAACCACGCCGCCGCGATCACCCGGGGCACGCTCTACAACACGGTCGCCGCCCTCGCCGAAACGCAGTGGATCGCCTCGCAGGGTCAGGAACGCTCGGGCAACCGCCCCGAGCGCACGGTCTACGCCCTCACACAGGCGGGCCGTGACGAACTCGTCCGGCGCCTGGACTCCCAGATCCGCAACCCTGAACGGGAGTTCTCCCAGTTCCTCGGCGCGGTCTCGTACCTCGGCGCCCTCGGCCCGAGCGGCGCGGTCGACGCGCTGACCGAGCGCTCCCAGCGTCTCCGGCAGCGCACGGCCACCGACGAGGGACGCCTCGCGGAGGTCCTGGCGACCGGCGTGCCCCGCTTGTTCGTCATCGAGGCCGAGTACGCGCTGTCCCTCGCGCACGCCGAGATGGCGTGGATCGACTCGGTCATCGACGACATCCGCACAGGCACGCTGACTTGGCCGACCGCGAGGCCGGACAGCCGGGAGGAACCCGGAACCTGA